The DNA sequence ACTTCTCACTCACGCCCCCAGAAGGTTGGTTTCAGTTTtatgttgcatatatgcctggggaccattcaggcttattcacatttgtgttcctcacgtgtgccccaaagaaagaggtgatttgataaaataccatgcccaaggttaccatcagagtgccggcgggatgatgggaaattagtctcggctaccatcatcttttgtccggtcgtgatggtcgagtggttaaggtgtcctgtacaccagttgcagagtgctcctggtagTATTGGTTCGAGTCCCTGTTGGGGTGTGAgtcttcagttgcatatatgcctgaggACCATTTAGGTTtgttaggatatatatatatatatatatatatatatatatatatatatatatatatatatatatatatatatatatatatatataatataaaatgagACAACGCAGATACAGCATCCAATGACCTTACTAATACCCCGTGATCTGatccatttatttattaatatatttagtACCCTCTTATTATGACATtcatccaccacctcacccaaagagTATATAATCCGATGTTAAACACGGTAAAAttccaccatgaagaccccatcCATCCCCACATGTCTAATATATATATCGGACTCCTCCTATGAAAGGTTCACACCTTCCAAAcccgatttatatatatatatatatatatatatatatatatatatatatatatatatatatatatatatatatatatatatatatatataaaatttcgtTCCCTTGTAACTGATGTCTCTCTCTTTTCCAGGTAAGGAGAGACAAGAAGAGTTGCCGTGGATGGTGGAGCGACCGTCCAGTAATACAGGACAGGCAGACTAGCCCTCCAGTAGCACAAGGATGGTCGGTGGCTCGGTGTGTCCACTGTGGtaatgtggtgttgtagtgttgctaaGTTtatcgtgtgtgtgggtgtgtgtgtgtgtgtgtgtgtgtgtgtgtgtgtgtgcgcgtgtgtgtgtgtgtgtgtgtgtgtgtgtgtgtgtgtgtgtgtgtgtgtgtgtgtgtgcgtgtgtgtgtgcgtgtgtgtgtgtgtgtgtgtgtgtgcgtgtgtgtgtgtgtgtgtgtgtgtgtgtgtgtgtgcgtgtgtgtgtgtgtgtgtgtgtgtgtgtgtgtgtgtgtgtgtgtgtgtgtgtgtgtactcacctaattgtgcttgcgggggttgagctctggctctttggtcccgcctctcaaccgtcaatcaactggtgtacagattcctgagcctattgggctctatcatatctacatttgaaactgtgtatggagtcagcctccaccacatcacttcctaatgcattccatttactaactactctgacactgaaaaagttctttctaacgtctctgtggctcatttgggtactcagcttccacctgtgtccccttgttcgcgtcccaccagtgttgaatagttcatccttgtttacccggtcgattcccctgaggattttgtagcttgtgatcatgtccccccttactcttctgtcttccagtgtcgtaaggtgcatttcccgcagcctttcctcataagtcatgcctcttagttctgggactagtctagtagcatacctttggactttttccagcttcgtcgtgtgcttgacaaggtacgggctccatgctggggccgcatactccaggattggtcttacatatgtggtgtacaagattctgaatgattccttacacaggttcctgaacgccgttctgatgttagccagcctcgcatatgccgcagacgttattctctttatgtgggcttcaggagacaggtttggtgtgatatcaactcctagatctttctctctgtctgtttcattaagtacttcatctcctattctgtatcctgtgcctggcctcctgtttccactgcctagtttcattactttgcatttactggggttgaacttcaacagccatttgttggaccattcactcagtctatccaggtcatcttgtagcctcctactatcatcctctgtttcaatcctcctcataatgtttgcatcgtcggcaaacattgagaggaacgaatctataccctctgggagatcatttacatataccagaaacgtgTGTGGTTGAGAAacgtgttacatatatgtgtgtgtgtgtgtgtgtgtgtgtgtgtgtgtgtgtgtgtgtgtgtgtgtgtgtgtgtgtgtgtgtgtgtgtgtgtgtgtgtgtactcacctagttgtactcatctagttgtgcttgcggtagttgagctctggctctttggtcccgcctctcaactgtcaaacaactggtgtacagattcatgagcctattgggctctatcatatctacatttgaaacagtatatggagtcagcctccaccacatcacttcctagtgcattccatttattaactactctgacattgaaaaaattctttctaacgtctctgtggctcatctgggtactaagtttccacctgtgtccccttgttcgtgttccacccgtgctgaagagtttgtctttgtccaccctgtcaattcccctgagaattttgtaggtgattatcatgtctccccttactcttctgttttccagggttgtgaggttcagctcccttagcttttcctcgtaactcattcctttcagttccgggaccagtctggaggcatacctctgaatcttttctaactttgtcttgtgtttaactaggtatggactccaggctggagctgcatactccaggattggtcttacataagtggtatacagggtcgtgaacgattccttacacaagtttctaaaggcagttcttatattggactgtctagcatatgccgctgattatatccttttgatgtggggttttggggacaggttcggtgtgatatcgacccccagatctttctctctatttgactcttgcaggatttcacctcccagatggtaccattttctagaccattcctccagtttgtccaggtcatcctgtagtctctgtctatcttcatctgttttgattcttctcataatttttgcatcatcagcaaacattgagaggaatgagtctataccctctggaaggtcgtttacatatactagaaacaggatgggtccaagtactgagccctgtggaaccccgctgttgacatctcgccactctgatgctttccccctcaccgttactcgctgtttcttgttgcttagatactcccttatccactggagccccttaccttttactcctgcctgctgctccaacttttgtaacagccttttgtgaggtactgtcaaaggctttctgacattccaagaaaatgcagtcggcccacccttctctttcctcttTCCtttcctgtgtatgtgtgttgtcaCCTAGACGGGTTTGCAGGCTCGAACGTCAGttcgaattcaaccaactacgaacactTACGGATGAAAAGGAACACAAGAAAATCAGATGTGCATCTACACGGTTAGCAGGCTTGGATCCCCTGGCTCCTGAAGCTGAGAAGAACTGTCAGTGCTGAGGACACGTTAATGTGTCTCCAACACGTGTCCCCAACACACGTGTGTCTCCAACACATGTGTGTCTCCAACACATGTGTGTCTCCAACACATGTGTGTCCCCAACACACGTGTGCCCCCAACACACGTGTGTCCCCAACACACGTGTGTCCCCAACACACGTGTGTCCCCAACACATGTGTGTCTCCAACGCATGTGTGTCTCCAACACATGTGTGTCTCCAACACATGTGTGTCTCCAACACATGTGTGTCCCCAACACATTACCCAAACATTACCTAACACCCACAGCAGAGTTACGAACCAAATTAGACTTCATCTGAGATTTCAcaacacagatgaaattattaaacacatgggacataaTCTTTCTGTAGGCAACATATGAGTCATAAATTCTCATCCACCGTCTAATTAAGACACAAATGAGTAAACATTTAGTAGGCCACACAGAGGCGTAGgcctattgaaaaaaaaaataacttcagCTCCACCTTCCCAACTATCTATAGGTTGTTGCTTGGCTATTCTCTCGTTCCTCCTATCATATATTCTTTACAAATTGCTTATTGAGTTTGGAGCATGTTTTCCCCTCCCAAATTCCTTTCATTTTAGGCTGAAAATGTATTTTTTGGTTAGATTTCtgtgaaatatatatttttatgtgtgtatatgtatattttttgtgtctctagtttatatatatatatatatatatatatatatatatatatatatatatatatatatatatatatatatatatatatatgttctctcGGTCTGATGTGTCTTACTTTGAACAGTGCTTAGGATTTTATGTGTCGTTGTCATGTCTCCACCAGCAGAGAAACGAAATATTCGTCCTAcatattttatcatttgtttaagcttggggggggggtcccCTACTTATATGTAAGTTTATATGTAAGCGAGCAGCAGTGAGTACAATATGTTTACCAGCTCTGTCTATGGGGAAAGAGAGGAGGTGAGGTGTAGGGAgatgaggtgtagtgaggtgaGGTGTGGTGAGGTGAGGTGTAGTGAGGTGATGTGTAGTGAGGTGAGGTGTAGTGAGGTGAGGTGTGGTGAGGTGAGGTGTAGTGAGGTGATGTGTAGTGAGGTGTAGGGAGGTGAGGTGTAGGGAGGTGAGGTGTAGGGAGGTGAGGTGTAGGGAGGTGAGGTGTAGGGAGATGAGTGGAGGGGAGATGAAGATGCTGTGAGATCACACAATCATAGAGGTGGTTGTCTGTGTCTGTCACTCACGTAACAGCgagggaaaacaacagtgaattgTCCTTCATTGTACACAATGGTGATGATGATGTGTTTGATGACACTATACACTCTCTATGCTGCCTCCTGATGATGATGTTGTTGTCTTGGGTGATGAGTTTAGCATCCCTGATGTTTATATtactactggtgtactggtgttgttcctggtgtactggtgttgttcctggtgtactggtgttgttcctggtgtactggtgttgttcctggtgtactggtgttgctcctggtgtactggtgttgctcctggtgtactggtgttgctcctggtgtactggtgttgctcctggtgtactggtgttgttcctggtgtactggtgttgctcctggtgtactggtgttgttcctggtgtactggtgttgctcctggtgtactggtgttgctcctGGTGTACTGGTGCTGCTCCTAGTGTACTGGTGCTGCTCCTGGTGTAATGGTGCTGCTCCTGGTGTACTGGTGCTGCTCCTGGTGTACTGGTGCTGCTCCTGGTGTACTGGTATTGCTCCTGGTGTACTGGCGTTgctcctggtgtactggtgttgctcctggtgtactggtgttgttcctggtgtactggtgttgctcctggtgtactggtgttgttcctggtgtactggtgttgctcctggtgtactggtgttgctcctGGTGTACTGGTGCTGCTCCTGGTGTACTGGTGCTGCTCCTGGTGTACTGGTGCTGCTCCTGGTGTACTGGTATTGCTCCTGGTGTACTGGCGTTgctcctggtgtactggtgttgctcctggtgtactggtgttgctcctggtgtactggtgttgttcctggtgtactggtgttgctcctggtgtactagtgttgctcctggtgtaatagtgttgctcctggtgtactgatgttgctcctggtgtactggtgttgctcctggtgtactggtgttgctcctggtgtactggtgttgctcctggtgtactgctgtactggtgctgctcctggtgtactggtgctgctactggtgtactggtgttgctcctggtgtactggtgttgttcctGGTGTACTGACGTTgctcctggtgtactggtgttgttcctggtgtactggtgttgctcctggtgtactggtgttgctcctggtgtactggtgttgttcctggtgtactggtgatgctcctggtgtactggtgttgctcctggtgtactggtgttgctccaggtgtactagtgttgctcctggtgtactggtgctgctcctggtgtactggtgctgttactggtgtactggtgttgctcctggtgtactggtgttgttcctggtgtactggtgttgctcctggtgtactggtgttgctcctggtgtactggtgttgctcctggtgtactggtgttgctcctggtgtactggtgttgctcctggtgtactggtgttgttcctggtgtactggtgttgctccaggtgtactagtgttgctcctggtgtactggtgttgctcctggtgtactggtgttgctactggtgtactggtgttgctcctggtgtactggtgttgctcctggtgtactggtgttgctcctggtgtactggtgttgctcctggtgtactggtgtactgctgttgctcctggtgtactggtgttgctcctggtgtactgttgttgctcctggtgtactggtgttgttcctggtgtactggtgatgctcctggtgtactggtgttgctcctggtgtactggtgttgctcctggtgtactggtgttgttcctggtgtactggtgttgttcctggtgtactggtgttgctcctggtgtactggtgttgctcctggtgtactggtgttgctcctggtgtactggtgttgctccaggtgtactagtgttgctcctggtgtactggtgtactggtgttgctcctggtgtactggtgctgctcctggtgtactggtgtactggtgctgctcctggtgtactggtgttgttcctGGTGTACTGGTGAAACagcagtaaacacacacacacacacacacctgttgcggTGACCTCGTTGGTAATGTTGCTTCTCAGGTGGGTGTTGCTGTGGGTATTGTGTACACACCTGTCCTAAGTTGAGGGGTGTTACAGGTGTGagtagtgatgctgagtgtgtggggggaggagggagggggagggtgatCAATCGTTCAGGTTCCCTCTTCTGGTTGCAAATGTTGATGTTCGTAGTTGTTGGAGTTGTTGCGTGTGTTGATGACGTCGTATGATCAATAATCAACAACCGTTGCGTGGAGGAAAGGTTGGTTGATGATTGGAGGTGTGAGAAGGGGAGTTGTGGGGTTGATGGCGGGGCTATTGTCTTGAAGGTGCGTGTTGTCCTTGGTGTGTGGAGGAAGAAGTTGGTGGTTGTGTCTTGggttcctcctgtgtgtgtgtgtgtgtgtgtgtgtgtgtgtgtgtgtgtgtgtgtgtgtgtgtgcgtgtgtgtgtgtgtgtgtgtgcgtgtgtgtgtgtgtgtgtgtgtgtgtgtgtgtgtgtgtgtgtgtgtgtgtgtgtgtgcgtgtgtgtgtgtgtgtgttattatatagactgtgggttggttggtgtagtcgtcgttgatcctcctctacggacaacccaacccacaactcggtagagtgcttatactaggagatcacccttggcgcttctggctcttggagaggggctcaacgtcacacgttcaggggatgcggctccaacacttagcctcgtcgtcacgtgcacacacccactcgagccgctgtgactccccactctctccttatgagatatgatctcctcaatccccctatgacttactagtattacctcctaccctgtccacagcagtggttcatggttctttctctctctctctctccttctttactacctcctgggaagcctcactaggacaagggcaaacaccagcaaattgtgacacatttactgaagaaagcacatacacgatacatacacacatataataataatgaatcctatactctataatatcacaatcaggttgcactccaataccatcagaactctattatcagcttatcaagtggtatcctacctcctggttcaccacctgatactattaacttcctcaagttggtcaagcctacacactgttgcaccatcagcaagataacatatatatatagaaaaccagcatttgaatgcaataacatataccagtataaatgttcattgatacttcagtataaaaaaactccttgacgcaagaatgccaacagtcactcacctctcactgcgtcttgcacgctaatgacaaccaaacactatcaactccctactagtaatccaccagaacttccccttccacctctggaagttcacaaccctaatatccttaggttcttccaggcttcactaccaggatcctctgcagctcctccaggctgctatcatgaagtttccttgtgcaactacggtgcttcacccttctgttaggttcttccacagctctcttggctgctacaccacctctacagaagcacgtgacactcctcttcactgctgcttctcctcacagctcgaggtcctctgctccactaccttggagtctcatcagctacatcatctgctggcttcgaagttctcagcaacttcttccccaaagacaaacctgcaacccatcgacgttccaataaaatgttcccctttaacacataaacaaaaataaccacacaatatgcttgcctcaaacctctatctgtcctctacatacagtgagagtggactcccccgttttgggcgggtccatactccacctcgcctggcggcggcgtcctcactcgctgggagggtcttcctccatccggagccggctccctcagtcgtccgccagcgctcagagaggacggacgtcgctccgtgttcctccctctccactctcttatttcaggctttctgccttattaaaacatgtctaacctataaataaacatcgctactgtcgctgggcacacgaccaactacaatgcaatcactatgaactggcgtatatcgtgcttaccacagattaactggtcgagggcgcttttcctctgacggcgtctggtcagggcgctcccacggcccacaataatgcttctgggcgatttaatatctgctcgtcgacccggacttgagaccacaacgttcccagctcgattccacagctggtacgtctgcacacttctcttctcttagagatatatcactaggggttcccttctggcgggagctcaaacggagcgcggcttccccctgcgatgtctggcactcaagtgaggtcaaggtcctccggaagcgagcctcacgcctccagcaaaatgtccacatctcctagccagtcatttatctatttccttacttactgcccataatcttaaattgttttacatatccaaccagccatttttttcatatgggttatcacctcaatatttgctagaccttctagttaggtcaggcttgctgaataactctcaagacgggagactcgtttctcctgcaggctgagatcataacactcccctccccttatttttgagagttattccagtggcaaagctcgggataatacatccgccactacactgtctcgttcttcaccccatatactctcttaggagtctacaattaattcgttgcaccttgcaacatctggctcacaactctccagaaatatgatcttctcacaaacgatttgacttctctgacacctcttagctaggctgtcctctttggacgcctgcactccattggtccactctacttactgtctccaccctccgtttcctcgtcttcctctcttcacgtccagagtcagacatctactgtctgtaccttctctgtcgtcttcatacttccatctactgccattatacttccgcctccggtcatcatacttcactccatcgtcttcaccgacgctcctccttttcgtctcctcatttatctgagatctcatcctgttcgactcccaccgagtcctcggctttcttctactcctccatgcttgtatcctcatcctcttctcacacttctcacctctgtaccactccatttcttctccttcaactcttcttcgttccctaaaagtttcttcgggcaccatactacaaccaacagcactcgactgtgcatgtcgctctacctctcctagagtgctcgtaagcatctctccacacatactgtctcttctcctttcattttctcggctattactcttcttcactatctttcctccacgttttctgtgaaacatgtcaactcttgacatctcaaacaacttaactccactatccctatgcctctgtgctcgtggacaacgtgacgctctactcccgtcctcagtatgtccacatccttcctcattcctactcagcacagttgcattcgccttccgacccttaatttcagcagtctgggctctactcaggtccgctctcttcacagtattcttcttcggctgggccatcttcacttttgacctcaccgagacttcattttcctgggctggaccttcatcaaacagccatgctatatctacgtcgatatcttccaccggctgaatcgacactgtctcatcttcttcagcgtcttccttgtcggccacctctgccttcatcactaccgagacagggtactcaatggcttggcggtctcctgactcatctccccggatgtcagtcaggttcacactctcaggtgtcccacacgtgccgtggccttctgggcactcctctggcacagtctccgctatgactcttggcaacacctttgtcccgcacaagtcattccccaggatcacttggactcctggaataggtatgtcggggcacactcccaacatcacctctgccgacacatattccgaccttagctggacagtacaaatgggcatgtcactttcagacaataacccatatactttcatcttcccactgccagctaaccgtcgaccatccccaatcaggcttctcgcaatcaagctctgattagctccggtatctcttaagataccaacttctacctccggttggcctcttatactgatccaacctttactcatgaacggcctatacctctcgttcactaagttcaccttctgtggtttgtcttggaacacattagtgtatttacctcgggggtcacacatggccagggtcacaactctcttgccctgccgacaatctcgcatcacgtgacccaatccgttacaattgtaacatctcatctgggaaaagtctcttctatatgtaccagagtagctctgactctgtccACTcgcattggagttcctcgggtcagacgtactactcgtactctgtggagctttactggactcttgatttccaggataacgattagtttctcgtttagctcctccatcttcactttcagacgaagtgcgcgacctactcttctgagttttagggtacttacgtttatctgcccatttatcaaaatttttctcaccccaggttcctctgggtctttcataatttcttcctccccagactccattgggtctgccattgctgcgtctcacctcattctgcactctgttctctcttaagctcttatatgcttcagtaatcatatccgccctatctgcggcatctttcacctcctttatccctgcttcttggatcttgaactttgtttcgggatgcatcatctccaagaacttctccatgaccatcagttgctttaggtcagcgtaagatccaactccagcagcctcaatccacttctggaatcgtctttccagatctcttgctgtctcagcaaacgtacatgctccaactttcaccatctctctgaagcgcttcctataagcttctggggttaactgaaacgagcgcaaaatgctgctctttaccgtggcataatcctggcactcttccagtgacaattgggtgtatgcctccctggctgcaccggtcaatcttaactggaccagctgggcccattcctcctgtggccactccttgatgctggctactttctcaaaatgctcgaagaagctctctgcctcttcgggaacaaacaagggaatgtccttctccctaaccctaacatctggtgggtgtgatacctgggtggtgctctctggcaacccatgttcaatcctttgttcagccaaggttctattcgcttctatctgcatttgttttgttctctctttttctttttccacctctagccttgctttctctttttctatttccagtctggttttctctttctccttctcggcttcatttttcatctggagttccaatctcatcttttccagctggaactgtctctccttgtcctcacgctgcatctggagctctaactggaatctctccaagctcctattccggctactcctactactgcggctactcttgctgctcctactcgatccctgggatctcacgtcatcctgcccatcatcctcctttccactttcagctcctttttgggctccttgctctgccgcttcacttctggctctcaactgcctcaggatctcatccttcatcccagctactttagatgctttcaacctgatgccacatttttctgctatttgtttcaattgatccctcgtgcaaccttctaaatcctcaggcttgcctgactccacaaacgcttgcaccttatccatctttgtcctgtgagtcttcccaagagagagagtatacacctgcgatcacacagtttatctatttcagcaagggtgtacaaatccactcttggacagggtgtgggtgtgtcagttcactctcccggacacaggcccccaatttttaTTATAtactcgtgggttggttggtgttgtcgtcgttgatcctcctctacggacaacccaacccacaactcggtagagtgcttatactaggagatcacccttggcgcttctggctcttggagaggggctcaacgtcacacgttcaggggatgcggctccaacacttagcctcgtcgtcacgtgcacacacccactcgagccgctgtgactccccactctctccttatgagatatgatctcctcaatccccctatgacttactagtattacctcctaccctgtccacag is a window from the Procambarus clarkii isolate CNS0578487 chromosome 48, FALCON_Pclarkii_2.0, whole genome shotgun sequence genome containing:
- the LOC138351013 gene encoding uncharacterized protein, which gives rise to MQIEANRTLAEQRIEHGLPESTTQVSHPPDVRVREKDIPLFVPEEAESFFEHFEKVASIKEWPQEEWAQLVQLRLTGAAREAYTQLSLEECQDYATVKSSILRSFQLTPEAYRKRFREMVKVGACTFAETARDLERRFQKWIEAAGVGSYADLKQLMVMEKFLEMMHPETKFKIQEAGIKEVKDAADRADMITEAYKSLRENRVQNEVRRSNGRPNGVWGGRNYERPRGTWGEKNFDKWADKRKYPKTQKSRSRTSSESEDGGAKRETNRYPGNQESSKAPQSTSSTSDPRNSNASGQSQSYSGTYRRDFSQMRCYNCNGLGHVMRDCRQGKRVVTLAMCDPRGKYTNVFQDKPQKVNLVNERYRPFMSKGWISIRGQPEVEVGILRDTGANQSLIARSLIGDGRRLAGSGKMKVYGLLSESDMPICTVQLRSEYVSAEVMLGVCPDIPIPGVQVILGNDLCGTKVLPRVIAETVPEECPEGHGTCGTPESVNLTDIRGDESGDRQAIEYPVSVVMKAEVADKEDAEEDETVSIQPVEDIDVDIAWLFDEGPAQENEVSVRSKVKMAQPKKNTVKRADLSRAQTAEIKGRKANATVLSRNEEGCGHTEDGSRASRCPRAQRHRDSGVKLFEMSRVDMFHRKRGGKIVKKSNSRENERRRDSMCGEMLTSTLGEVERHAQSSAVGCSMVPEETFRERRRVEGEEMEWYRGEKCEKRMRIQAWRSRRKPRTRWESNRMRSQINEETKRRSVGEDDGVKYDDRRRKYNGSRWKYEDDREGTDSRCLTLDVKRGRRGNGGWRQ